A region of Kribbella sp. NBC_01245 DNA encodes the following proteins:
- a CDS encoding ABC transporter substrate-binding protein yields MRTRIILAAALAFTPVLAGCGSDADAAGNLAPDAPLPSVVPAGTKIVVGDPATRVALQLSGQLDKFTAKIEFANLSGGPQTTEAFRAKALDVGSVAEIPPIHATWTGLKVKIVASKFRQDPINHPIYELGIAPGVHVKTLADLKGKTIAYSPGQAQGALVLKVLKKAGLTKDDVKLIELPSTGDIYPNALAAKQVEVAPIGGVSIKRYLGKYGKDGATTIRHGLRDDPGHLYVLQSSLEDPAKAAAIREYVAAWGVAQEWIDKHPKEWIEGYYVKDQGLSAEDGQWLVDNAGHPDITPDWSGAIKRHQETIELLAPETGNKVIPATDLYDLRFQTVAADAIKAAGK; encoded by the coding sequence TTGCGTACAAGGATAATTCTGGCTGCCGCTCTCGCCTTCACGCCGGTTCTGGCCGGTTGTGGTAGCGACGCGGACGCGGCCGGTAACCTCGCGCCGGACGCACCGCTGCCGAGCGTCGTACCGGCCGGCACCAAGATCGTCGTCGGCGATCCCGCCACTCGCGTCGCGCTGCAACTGTCCGGGCAACTCGACAAGTTCACCGCGAAGATCGAATTCGCGAACCTCAGCGGTGGACCGCAGACCACCGAGGCGTTCCGGGCCAAGGCGCTGGACGTCGGTTCGGTGGCCGAGATCCCCCCGATCCACGCGACCTGGACCGGCTTGAAGGTGAAGATCGTCGCCTCGAAGTTCCGGCAGGACCCGATCAACCACCCGATCTACGAACTCGGCATCGCGCCCGGTGTCCACGTGAAGACGCTGGCGGACCTGAAGGGCAAGACGATCGCCTACAGCCCCGGTCAGGCGCAGGGCGCGTTGGTGCTCAAGGTGCTGAAGAAGGCCGGGCTGACCAAGGACGACGTCAAGCTGATCGAACTGCCGAGCACGGGTGACATCTACCCGAACGCCCTGGCCGCCAAGCAGGTCGAGGTCGCGCCGATCGGCGGCGTCTCGATCAAGCGGTATCTCGGCAAATACGGCAAGGACGGCGCGACCACCATCCGGCACGGCCTGCGCGACGACCCGGGCCACCTCTACGTACTGCAGTCCTCGCTCGAGGATCCGGCCAAGGCGGCCGCGATCCGGGAGTACGTCGCCGCTTGGGGTGTCGCCCAGGAGTGGATCGACAAGCACCCGAAGGAGTGGATCGAGGGGTATTACGTGAAGGACCAGGGCTTGTCTGCCGAGGATGGCCAGTGGCTCGTCGACAATGCCGGTCATCCGGACATCACGCCGGACTGGAGTGGCGCGATCAAACGGCACCAGGAGACGATCGAACTGCTCGCGCCTGAGACCGGCAATAAGGTGATCCCGGCAACCGACTTGTACGACCTTCGCTTCCAGACCGTCGCCGCCGACGCGATCAAGGCGGCCGGGAAATGA
- a CDS encoding RNA polymerase sigma factor, whose protein sequence is MPTPNALPPFQALIDAHWRDVARLARALAGPVDGDDVAQRAWEKALNAYPGLTSAKNLRSWLLTITARCATDLHRSRRPQSPLDDDFPLTVAGPDVTDWPDPDLWKAVGALPERQRVAVTLKYVADLDHKAVAAALDTTPAASRRLVSDALATLRKELDQ, encoded by the coding sequence ATGCCAACTCCGAACGCGCTGCCACCGTTCCAGGCGCTGATCGACGCGCACTGGCGGGACGTGGCGCGCCTAGCCCGCGCACTGGCCGGGCCCGTCGACGGTGACGACGTGGCCCAGCGAGCCTGGGAGAAGGCCCTCAACGCCTACCCCGGCCTCACCTCCGCGAAGAACCTGCGGAGCTGGCTGCTGACCATCACCGCCCGATGCGCGACTGACCTGCACAGATCCCGACGGCCACAGTCGCCGTTGGACGACGACTTCCCGTTGACCGTCGCCGGCCCGGACGTGACGGACTGGCCGGACCCGGATCTCTGGAAGGCCGTCGGCGCGCTACCCGAACGGCAACGGGTGGCGGTCACGCTGAAGTACGTCGCCGATCTCGATCACAAGGCGGTGGCCGCCGCCCTCGACACCACCCCGGCCGCGTCCCGACGACTCGTCAGCGACGCGCTCGCCACCCTTCGCAAGGAACTGGACCAATGA
- a CDS encoding ABC transporter ATP-binding protein, which translates to MATHTGGLTATVEVGNLVRRYGDRVVLDGIDLRIAPGEFVALIGKSGSGKSTLLRALAGLDHEVEGTGVIDVPGNVSVVFQDSRLLPWERVLSNVTLGLRSADASQRGRDSLAEVGLAGREDAWPNELSGGEQQRVALARSLVREPELLLADEPFGALDALTRLKMHVLLRRLCEAHRPAVLLVTHDVDEAIALADRVIVLDEGRVVAEESDGDRNRLLEALGVTV; encoded by the coding sequence ATGGCGACGCACACTGGCGGACTGACGGCGACTGTTGAGGTCGGCAATCTGGTACGACGGTACGGCGACCGCGTGGTGCTGGACGGGATTGATCTGCGCATCGCGCCGGGCGAGTTCGTCGCGCTGATCGGTAAGAGCGGCTCGGGCAAATCCACTTTGCTGCGGGCATTAGCCGGGCTCGATCACGAGGTCGAGGGCACGGGCGTGATCGATGTCCCGGGCAACGTTTCGGTCGTCTTCCAGGACTCTCGGTTGCTGCCTTGGGAGCGGGTGCTGAGCAACGTCACGCTCGGCCTTCGCTCCGCGGATGCCTCGCAGCGTGGGCGCGACAGCCTGGCCGAGGTCGGTCTGGCCGGGCGCGAGGATGCGTGGCCGAACGAGTTGTCTGGTGGCGAACAGCAACGAGTGGCGTTGGCCAGGTCGTTGGTCCGGGAGCCGGAATTGCTGCTGGCCGATGAGCCGTTCGGCGCGCTGGACGCGTTGACCCGGCTCAAGATGCACGTGTTGTTGCGCCGCCTTTGCGAGGCGCATCGGCCCGCGGTCCTCCTGGTCACCCACGACGTCGACGAGGCGATCGCGCTCGCCGACCGGGTGATCGTGCTGGACGAAGGCCGCGTCGTTGCCGAGGAGTCGGATGGAGACCGCAATCGCCTGCTTGAGGCTTTGGGAGTGACGGTATGA
- a CDS encoding ArsR/SmtB family transcription factor: MGLRIHFTCEDVARTTFAAKPDPLWELLLSLHQLQTDDAPQVFGKWRRRVRSGLGEQERRLLELAPATGYSPDFLTPPESADGLGAGLDALARTDRGRLRTDLERLDDTPRWAGSLLAADGPNRLARAMRGYFRSYIRPYWPTISQEVDHDLNARAKTFMTRGLGGLSSELNQGMAWNSPVLEVDLGRARSQDLHLDGRGLRLIPSYFCWRYPITLRDPNLQPVLVYPVRHRPFVEPVAETKAATEQALGSLLGRTRAAVLRSISLGGCSTTELAQRVGISPASASEHARVLNQAGLISTRRVGAAVNHTIGPTGRVLLGA, translated from the coding sequence ATGGGACTGAGGATCCATTTCACCTGTGAGGATGTGGCGCGGACGACGTTCGCGGCCAAACCCGATCCACTCTGGGAGCTGTTGCTCAGCCTGCACCAGTTGCAGACAGACGACGCTCCACAGGTGTTCGGGAAGTGGCGGCGACGGGTCCGGTCCGGGCTCGGTGAGCAGGAGCGCAGGCTGCTGGAGCTGGCGCCGGCGACGGGCTATTCGCCGGACTTCCTCACCCCGCCGGAGTCGGCGGATGGGCTCGGAGCCGGGCTGGACGCGCTCGCCCGAACGGATCGCGGCCGGTTGCGGACCGACCTCGAGCGGTTGGACGACACTCCGCGGTGGGCGGGCAGCCTGCTCGCCGCCGACGGGCCGAACCGGCTCGCGCGGGCGATGCGCGGCTACTTCCGGTCGTACATCCGGCCCTATTGGCCGACGATCAGCCAGGAAGTGGACCACGATCTCAATGCTCGGGCAAAGACCTTCATGACTCGCGGTCTTGGCGGTCTGAGCTCCGAGCTGAACCAGGGCATGGCGTGGAATTCGCCGGTGCTTGAGGTCGACCTCGGCCGGGCCCGATCGCAAGACCTGCACCTGGACGGGCGTGGGCTGCGCCTGATCCCGTCGTACTTCTGCTGGCGATATCCGATCACCTTGCGGGACCCGAATCTCCAACCAGTGCTGGTATATCCGGTTCGGCACCGGCCGTTCGTGGAACCCGTTGCCGAGACCAAGGCCGCCACCGAGCAGGCACTCGGGAGTCTGCTGGGTCGAACGCGGGCAGCGGTCTTGCGGTCGATCTCGCTCGGCGGTTGCTCGACCACCGAGCTCGCGCAACGGGTCGGAATCTCGCCCGCCTCGGCGAGTGAACACGCACGCGTGCTCAACCAAGCCGGCCTGATCAGCACGCGCCGAGTGGGCGCCGCCGTCAACCACACCATCGGCCCAACCGGCCGCGTCCTCCTCGGCGCCTAA
- a CDS encoding ABC transporter permease, with translation MGLWTIGSATGLLDPRILSAPWTVVTTTGELIADGRLQSNLLTSTQRAVVGLGLGIILGTVLALASGLSRWGEALLDGPIQIKRAIPALALLPLLILWLGIGETMKITTITLGVFVPIYLHTHNGLRAIDSRYVELAQTVGLSRTEFIRKVVLPGALPGFLLGLRFAVTGAWLSLVVVEQINATSGIGYMMELARTYGQTDVIIVGLVLYGILGLLSDGTVRLIQRRALSWRRTLAD, from the coding sequence TTGGGGTTGTGGACCATCGGTTCCGCGACAGGGCTGCTCGATCCGCGAATTCTGTCGGCGCCGTGGACGGTAGTCACCACCACCGGTGAGCTGATCGCGGACGGCCGGTTGCAGTCCAACCTGCTCACCTCGACTCAGCGCGCGGTCGTTGGTCTCGGCCTCGGCATCATCCTCGGCACGGTGCTCGCGCTGGCGTCCGGGCTGAGCCGTTGGGGCGAGGCGCTGCTCGATGGACCGATCCAGATCAAGCGAGCCATTCCCGCGCTCGCGTTGCTGCCGCTGCTGATCCTTTGGCTCGGTATCGGCGAAACGATGAAGATCACCACGATCACCCTCGGCGTCTTCGTCCCGATCTATCTCCATACCCACAACGGTTTGCGGGCCATCGACAGCCGGTACGTCGAACTCGCGCAGACGGTCGGCCTGAGCCGGACCGAGTTCATCCGCAAGGTCGTGTTGCCGGGCGCGTTGCCGGGATTCCTGCTGGGCTTGAGGTTTGCCGTCACCGGCGCCTGGTTGTCGCTCGTGGTGGTCGAGCAGATCAACGCCACCAGCGGTATCGGCTACATGATGGAACTGGCCCGCACGTACGGGCAGACCGACGTGATCATCGTCGGCCTGGTCTTGTACGGAATTCTCGGACTGCTGTCCGACGGTACCGTCCGGTTGATCCAGAGGAGGGCATTGTCATGGCGACGCACACTGGCGGACTGA
- a CDS encoding purine-cytosine permease family protein yields the protein MTSTAVRNSDPSAEAPLVLTTDTPRTLGFFDQFTLWGNLGISLFGPVTGALVAAYTGSLVKGLLAVVVGCVLGALVLGGAAVFGSQTGAPAMVALRGIFGRRGSLAPTVLNIAQNIGWATMEIIVISQAAVAITGERWRWLFVILAGVIATTMAVKPLGSVKLLRKFMVWLVLLASVYLFIQVLGKPVQDLPQEGVFGFWPAVDLAAAGVVSFAPLAADYTRHSKSNKAAFLGSSLGYGLAAVAYFTLGVLAVATLQTDSEGVITALVTLPAGAIALFVLLVDEVDEAYANVYSTTMTAHNVIGHIDRRWISVAIGVLATTLAMFVDLGNYTQFLYLIGSVFIPLFAVAIADFFVVSKMNWDVSDTARFRWQPAVAWLIGFVTYQLVNPGTVKGWSDFWVDVQARLLDLAGTDAVPGWLGATYTSIVVSMVAAVLLGKIGARAVRV from the coding sequence ATGACGTCTACTGCTGTGCGCAACTCTGACCCATCCGCTGAAGCGCCGCTGGTTCTCACTACCGATACGCCGCGCACGCTGGGGTTTTTCGACCAGTTCACGCTTTGGGGCAATCTCGGGATCTCGTTGTTCGGGCCCGTCACCGGCGCGCTCGTCGCGGCGTACACCGGATCCCTGGTCAAGGGATTGCTCGCCGTAGTCGTTGGCTGCGTTCTTGGCGCGTTGGTGCTCGGTGGTGCGGCTGTGTTCGGGTCGCAGACTGGCGCGCCGGCGATGGTCGCGTTGCGGGGGATTTTCGGGCGGCGGGGTTCGCTCGCGCCGACGGTGCTGAACATCGCGCAGAACATCGGCTGGGCCACGATGGAGATCATCGTCATCTCGCAGGCGGCCGTCGCGATCACGGGGGAGCGCTGGCGCTGGCTGTTCGTCATCCTCGCGGGCGTCATCGCCACGACGATGGCTGTGAAGCCGCTGGGCAGCGTGAAGTTGTTGCGTAAGTTCATGGTCTGGCTGGTGCTGCTGGCCTCGGTGTACCTCTTCATCCAGGTGCTCGGGAAGCCGGTGCAAGATCTGCCGCAGGAGGGCGTCTTCGGCTTCTGGCCGGCGGTGGACCTGGCCGCGGCGGGCGTTGTCTCGTTCGCTCCGCTGGCTGCCGATTACACCCGGCACTCCAAGTCGAACAAGGCCGCGTTCCTCGGATCGTCGCTCGGTTACGGGCTGGCCGCGGTCGCGTACTTCACGCTCGGCGTGCTGGCCGTCGCGACCCTGCAGACCGACAGCGAGGGCGTCATCACGGCCCTGGTCACGCTGCCCGCCGGGGCGATCGCGTTGTTCGTGCTGCTGGTCGACGAGGTGGACGAGGCCTACGCGAACGTCTACTCGACCACGATGACCGCGCACAACGTCATCGGCCACATCGACCGGCGCTGGATCTCGGTCGCGATCGGCGTCCTCGCGACCACGCTCGCGATGTTCGTTGACCTCGGCAACTACACGCAGTTCCTCTACCTGATCGGCTCGGTGTTCATCCCGCTGTTCGCGGTCGCGATCGCCGACTTCTTCGTGGTCAGCAAGATGAACTGGGACGTCTCGGACACCGCCCGCTTCCGCTGGCAGCCGGCCGTCGCCTGGTTGATCGGGTTCGTGACGTACCAGCTGGTGAACCCGGGCACGGTCAAGGGCTGGTCGGACTTCTGGGTGGACGTCCAGGCGCGGCTGCTCGACCTGGCCGGGACGGACGCCGTACCGGGCTGGCTGGGCGCGACGTACACCTCGATCGTGGTGTCGATGGTCGCCGCCGTACTGCTCGGCAAGATCGGCGCAAGGGCTGTTCGGGTCTGA
- a CDS encoding flavin reductase family protein: MSIQAITSARSARKQARKHTHTPGTTHALSVVPAEPTERPVDADVYRNVFRRHAAGVVVITADAGHGPVGFTATSLVSVSLLPPLVSFAISTTASSWPTVHAANSLVINFLDAGQTELAGRFATSGIDRFAEPTRWSRLDSGEPALDDAPSFLLGHVEHRFGVGDHHIIVARLATHTERREHDPLLYHDGRYATTDRPS, from the coding sequence ATGTCCATTCAGGCCATCACGTCCGCCCGTTCCGCTCGCAAACAAGCCCGCAAACACACCCACACACCCGGTACGACGCACGCGCTGTCCGTCGTACCGGCTGAACCCACCGAACGCCCGGTGGACGCCGACGTCTATCGCAACGTCTTCCGCCGGCACGCCGCCGGAGTCGTCGTCATCACCGCCGACGCCGGGCACGGGCCGGTCGGATTCACCGCCACCTCGCTCGTCTCGGTGAGCCTGCTGCCCCCGCTGGTCTCGTTCGCGATCTCGACAACGGCGTCGAGCTGGCCGACCGTGCACGCCGCGAACAGCCTGGTGATCAACTTTCTCGACGCGGGCCAGACCGAACTGGCCGGGCGGTTCGCCACCAGCGGGATCGACCGCTTCGCCGAACCGACCCGCTGGTCCCGGCTGGACTCGGGCGAACCGGCCCTGGACGACGCCCCGAGCTTTCTGCTGGGACACGTCGAACACCGCTTCGGCGTCGGCGATCACCACATCATCGTGGCTCGGCTGGCCACGCATACCGAACGGCGCGAGCACGATCCGCTGCTCTACCACGACGGCCGGTACGCCACCACCGACCGTCCTTCCTGA
- a CDS encoding methylated-DNA--[protein]-cysteine S-methyltransferase, with translation MTELENRLQTGPAYGAPPVLPDSDVSYALHDTPIGTMLLAIAHGRVVASSFGDEETMTNRLARSISPRVLRKPSAVDDVRRQLDEYLAGRRKAFDLDVDLALATPFQRLVLGDLPTYTSFGHTTTYGELARELHRPKAARAIGTALGANPVCVLLPCHRVVGASGALTGYAGGLEAKAFLLNLERQ, from the coding sequence ATGACCGAACTCGAGAACCGACTGCAGACAGGCCCGGCGTACGGCGCCCCGCCGGTGCTCCCCGACTCCGACGTCTCCTACGCGCTGCACGACACCCCGATCGGCACGATGCTGCTGGCCATCGCCCATGGCCGCGTAGTGGCGAGCTCCTTCGGGGACGAGGAGACGATGACCAACCGGTTGGCCCGGTCGATCTCACCGCGCGTACTGCGCAAACCTTCAGCTGTTGACGATGTCCGCCGGCAGCTGGACGAATACCTCGCGGGACGGCGGAAGGCGTTCGACCTGGACGTCGACCTGGCGCTGGCAACCCCGTTCCAGCGGTTGGTGCTCGGCGACCTCCCGACGTACACCTCGTTCGGCCACACCACGACGTACGGCGAGCTGGCCCGCGAGCTGCACCGCCCCAAGGCCGCCCGGGCCATCGGTACGGCGCTGGGCGCGAACCCGGTCTGCGTACTGCTGCCCTGCCACCGGGTGGTCGGCGCGAGTGGCGCGCTGACCGGATACGCGGGTGGATTGGAAGCAAAAGCCTTTCTTCTGAACCTCGAACGGCAATAG
- a CDS encoding LLM class flavin-dependent oxidoreductase has protein sequence MTLHLNAFLMSTGHHEASWRLAESNPVANTDIEHYRELARIAERGKLDSIFFADSPVLWNDVGRRPSGSLEPTVLLTAIAAATTHIGLIATASTTYNDPYNLARRFASVDHVSGGRAGWNVVTTAGPEAAKNFNLADQPAHAERYDRAAEFLDVARKLWDSWADNATLADKAEGVWGDNAKVQPIDHVGRHFQVRGPLNVPRSPQGHPLIVQAGSSEDGKGLAARYAEAVFTAQQTLADAQEFYADLKRRTAAVGRDPAGLKILPGIVPVIGVTEAEALRLERELDELIKPEYARAQLAKTLRVKPEDLPLDRPLPADLPDEDEIEGAKSRYTLIVTLARRENLTVRQLIGRLGGGRGHRTFSGTPEQVADAIQEWYDAGAADGFNIMPAVLPSGLSAFVDHVVPILQRRGLFRTSYEGTTLRDHYGLPRPAGRTTALEEASA, from the coding sequence ATGACCTTGCATTTGAACGCATTCCTGATGAGCACCGGGCATCACGAGGCCTCGTGGCGGTTGGCCGAGAGCAATCCGGTCGCGAATACCGATATCGAGCACTATCGCGAATTGGCCCGCATCGCCGAACGCGGCAAACTCGACTCGATCTTCTTCGCGGATTCGCCGGTGCTCTGGAACGACGTCGGCAGGCGTCCGTCGGGATCGCTCGAGCCGACCGTCCTGCTCACCGCGATCGCGGCCGCGACGACGCATATCGGGCTGATCGCGACGGCCTCAACGACGTACAACGATCCCTATAACCTCGCGAGGCGGTTCGCGAGCGTCGACCACGTCAGCGGCGGTCGTGCCGGGTGGAACGTCGTCACCACGGCCGGGCCCGAGGCGGCGAAGAACTTCAACCTGGCGGATCAGCCCGCGCATGCCGAGCGGTACGACCGGGCGGCCGAATTCCTCGACGTGGCCCGCAAATTGTGGGACAGCTGGGCGGACAACGCGACGCTTGCCGACAAGGCCGAGGGGGTTTGGGGCGATAACGCGAAGGTCCAGCCGATCGACCACGTGGGAAGGCATTTCCAGGTCCGCGGGCCGTTGAACGTGCCGCGTTCGCCGCAGGGGCATCCGTTGATCGTGCAGGCCGGGTCGTCCGAGGACGGGAAGGGGCTGGCCGCTCGGTACGCGGAGGCGGTCTTCACGGCGCAACAGACGTTGGCGGATGCCCAGGAGTTCTACGCCGACCTCAAGCGCCGTACGGCGGCAGTGGGACGGGATCCGGCCGGGTTGAAGATCTTGCCCGGGATCGTGCCGGTCATCGGTGTCACCGAGGCGGAGGCGTTGCGGTTGGAGCGGGAGCTGGATGAGCTGATCAAGCCCGAGTACGCCCGGGCGCAGCTGGCCAAGACCCTGCGGGTGAAACCGGAGGACCTGCCGCTGGATCGACCCCTGCCGGCGGATCTGCCGGACGAGGACGAGATCGAGGGGGCGAAGAGCCGGTACACGCTGATCGTCACGCTTGCGCGCCGGGAGAACCTCACCGTGCGGCAGCTGATCGGCAGGCTCGGCGGTGGACGCGGTCATCGGACGTTCAGCGGTACGCCGGAGCAGGTGGCCGACGCGATCCAGGAGTGGTACGACGCGGGCGCCGCGGACGGGTTCAACATCATGCCTGCCGTCTTGCCGTCGGGGCTGAGCGCCTTTGTGGATCACGTGGTGCCGATCCTGCAGCGGCGCGGGCTCTTCCGGAC